The following proteins are co-located in the Argopecten irradians isolate NY chromosome 9, Ai_NY, whole genome shotgun sequence genome:
- the LOC138331482 gene encoding putative tyrosinase-like protein tyr-3 — protein MTIKNIVCGYKKLIKDHIIQKLHQIEFVNPKVMKALQSLNSLVLASIVGCLFVNITTVKGQNSRPNHIQNCQQYRDRRGRFELTGNDDSVYCLQQNLYQSALTSSPFNVSIVYVEALLQRALSRCSTFNFLFGRNARQRRKRSCSWERKEVRMLSRSEWRRFTNRLNILKRPVRLLGGNSFIPYDIISDIHRSDVNIDAAHGGPSFLGWHRVYLLLLEAAIGMPVPYWDSRLDYDMTEPTDSVLWSDEFFGPGFGVVDSGPFAGWITADNISLVRNIGSRGSLISDAMFNDILQYTNHDPVVEPTQFPIRSIELIHGGPHVWVDGQLSSLQTASQEPVFFLHHGFVDYIWYVFRKQMREVGNINPASDYPNKGPTSHRPQGHMIPFGNLRNIQGYSDFLESLTRYQTSPTCPSCGRSRYLECDQTINRCKSKTRRQFQNSISLADVSSGRRQPENIVSLADVSSGRRQLENMGPIYLGEKFKSPYTDRRTRGDALRFLPLIPRQTLV, from the exons atgacaataaaaaatatcGTTTGTGGTTATAAGAAACTTATAAAAGACCACATCATTCAGAAACTTCACCAGATCGAATTTGTCAACCCGAAAGTCATGAAG GCCCTACAGTCCTTGAATAGTTTGGTTTTAGCCTCCATCGTGGGGTGTCTGTTCGTCAACATCACAACAGTGAAGGGTCAAAATTCCCGACCCAATCACATCCAAAATTGTCAGCAATATCGTGATCGTCGCGGTCGATTTGAGCTAACCGGAAATGACGACAGTGTTTATTGCTTGCAGCAGAATCTGTATCAATCCGCCTTGACGTCATCGCCTTTTAATGTTTCCATAGTTTATGTCGAAGCGCTCCTGCAAAGAGCTCTATCTAGATGttcaacttttaattttctattCGGACGAAATGCAAGACAACGTAGGAAAAGGAGTTGTAGCTGGGAACGGAAAGAAGTCCGGATGTTGTCAAGATCAGAATGGCGTCGATTTACCAACCGCCTCAATATTCTAAAGAGGCCAGTC AGGCTCCTAGGGGGAAATTCCTTCATCCCATATGATATAATTTCTGACATTCATCGCAGTGATGTTAATATCGATGCAGCACACGGAGGACCTAGCTTCCTTGGCTGGCACCGAGTCTATCTTCTTCT ATTGGAGGCTGCCATTGGTATGCCCGTACCTTACTGGGATAGTAGACTGGACTATGATATGACAGAGCCAACAGACTCCGTGCTTTGGTCGGACGAGTTTTTTGGCCCTGGTTTTGGAGTGGTAGATTCTGGACCTTTCGCTGGATGGATCACTGCAGACAATATATCTCTTGTTCGAAACATTGGAAGCCGCGGCAGTCTGATATCAGATGCTATgtttaatgatatattacaatatacaaatcATGATCCGGTCGTGGAGCCAACACAATTCCCAATCAGGTCAATTGAATTAATACATGGTGGACCTCATGTTTGGGTTGATGGGCAACTTTCTTCACTCCAGACGGCATCACAGGAACCAGTGTTCTTCCTTCACCACGGCTTTGTCGATTACATATGGTACGTCTTCAGGAAGCAAATGCGAGAAGTTGGGAATATCAATCCAGCATCGGATTATCCAAACAAGGGACCTACTTCACATAGACCACAGGGGCATATGATACCGTTCGGAAACCTCCGGAACATACAAGGATACAGCGACTTCCTGGAGAGCCTGACTCGTTATCAGACGTCCCCGACATGCCCGTCATGTGGAAGAAGCAGGTATCTGGAATGCGATCAAACCATAAACAGATGTAAATCCAAAACCCGGCGACAGTTTCAAAATAGCATCTCCCTCGCTGATGTTTCAAGTGGCAGACGGCAGCCTGAAAACATCGTTTCCCTTGCCGATGTTTCAAGTGGAAGAAGACAGCTTGAAAACATGGGGCCTATATATCTGGGTGAGAAATTCAAGTCCCCATACACCGACAGAAGAACACGAGGAGATGCTTTAAGGTTCTTACCGCTGATCCCTAGACAAACACTTGTTTAG